Sequence from the Ignavibacteria bacterium genome:
CCTATTTCATAAGTTCAACTTCTTCAATATTCAACTACTTAACAGAATGAACACCTACGCGCATATCATACTCATCGCGTTCCTCGCAGAATTTTTTCTTGACGCTATTTCCAATTTACTCAATCTCAAATCACTGAAGCAAGAACTTCCCAAAGAATTTGAAGGAGTTTACGACGCAGAGAAGTATAAAAAATCGCAAGAATACACTCGCACGAAAACCAAGTTTGAATTATTGACTTCATCATTTGAACTTGCGCTCACACTTGCATTTTGGTTTGCCGGTGGATTCAATTACATTGATAAAATTATTCTGCAATGGGATTTACATTTTCTTTGGAATGGATTACTATTTGCGGGAATTTTGCTTTTTGTAAAATCCGTTTTCGATTTGCCGTTCAGCGTGTATGCAACATTTGTGATTGAAGAACGATTCGGCTTCAACAAAACAACGGTGAAAACATTTATGCTCGATATGCTCAAAGGTGCATTGCTCGGAATCGTTCTTGGTGCGCCGTTGCTTGCGGGAATTCTTGCATTCTTTTTTTACACAGGAGAAAATGCATGGTTATATTGTTGGCTGGTTGCAACGGTCTTTATTTTGTTCGTGCAGTTCATCGCGCCGACGTGGATAATGCCGCTCTTCAATAAATTTACGCCGCTCGAAGAAGGAGAATTGCGCGAGAAAATTTTTGCACTCGGGAAAAAATTACAATTTCCGTTGAATGAAATTTACGTGATGG
This genomic interval carries:
- a CDS encoding M48 family metallopeptidase; the protein is MNTYAHIILIAFLAEFFLDAISNLLNLKSLKQELPKEFEGVYDAEKYKKSQEYTRTKTKFELLTSSFELALTLAFWFAGGFNYIDKIILQWDLHFLWNGLLFAGILLFVKSVFDLPFSVYATFVIEERFGFNKTTVKTFMLDMLKGALLGIVLGAPLLAGILAFFFYTGENAWLYCWLVATVFILFVQFIAPTWIMPLFNKFTPLEEGELREKIFALGKKLQFPLNEIYVMDGSKRSNKSNAFFTGFGKNKRIALFDTLIVKHTTDELVAVLAHEIGHYKKKHIQVGMVMSIVHTGIMFYVLSLFISDKNLFAAFFMQEQSIYAGMIFFGMLFTPFEFFISLGMQILSRKNEFEADAFAKENIERSDDMINALKKLSADNLSNLTPHPFHVFLHYSHPPVLKRIHAIALGQKK